Sequence from the Corallococcus sp. EGB genome:
CCCGTGGGCAGCGCGTTCTCGCTGGCCACTTCGTGGATGAAGGGCATCACCGCCGGGGCCTGGGACGTCTGGGGCTCGGACGGCGGCGTGGACGTATCCGGGGCCTGCGGCGTCGCGACCGGCTTCGGGGCTTCGGGCTGCTGCGGGCAGCCGGCGGCGAGCGCGCCCACGAGCAACGCCGACAGCAGCCAGCGGGCACGGGGTGCGCGCGCGGCCTTCGGCGGGACAGCGGACTGCGGGGACATGTTTCCTCCAGGGGGTGGCGGCGGAACCGATTTCATGCCGCGTGCCGCGCGTGGGTCCTCGGAGGCGCACGGGAAGTGCGGCCCGGCGACCACGTGCCGGCGCTCCCCCTTGCGCGTCCGCGGGCCCACAGGGTGTCCGGGCAGCCACACTCGCGGGTGGCTTGCGGACGCGCGGGACGCGGGATTTCGCGGTGCAGACTGGCGGTGAGACACCGCGGCGGTCAACTGGGGTCCCGCTCCAAGCACCGGGGCGGTAGGGTGCGCCGCCATGGTGCTGCCCGTCCGATTCGTCCTCATGCGCCCGCGCAACGCGGAGAACCTGGGCGCCGCCGCCCGCGCCCTGAAGAACTGCGGCCTGTCCGACTGGGCATGGGTGACGCCGGAGGTGGAGGACCTGGGCCCGGCCCACCGGCTCGCGGTGCACGCGGAGGATGTGCTGGGTGGGGTGAAGCGCCCGGACTCGCTGGACGCGGCGGTGTCCGACTGCGTCTGGGTGGTGGGCACCAGCTCCCGGAAGGTGGAGGGAAAGCGCCGCCTGTCTCCCCGCGCCGTGGGGGAGGAATTGGTGGCGCGGGCGAAGCAGGGGCCGGTGGCGCTCGTCTTCGGGGACGAGCGCAGCGGCCTCACCAACGCGGAGGTGGAGCGCTGCCACGACCTGTCCGCGGTGCCCACCGCGCCGGAGCAGCCCTCCATCAACCTGGCGCAGGCGGTGCTGCTCTACGCCTATGAGGTTCGCATGGCCCACCTCGCGGACACCGCGCCGCCGCCGGGCCCCCTGCCCCTGGCCGCCACGGACGCGGAGCTCGCCCGCGTGGAGGCGACGCTGGAGGCGCTCCTGAGCGCGGGCCGATTCCTCGTGGATGAGAAGCCCGGGCGCACGGCGGTGCGGGACCTGGTGGCGCCGCTGCGCCGCTCCCGGCTCACGCGCAACGAGGCCCGGCTCTGGCTGGCCGCGCTGCACACCGTGCGCAAGCACATCCCCGGCGGCGGCGGACCGCCCCCGGACGAGACCTGAGCAGGCAGGGGGACACCTTTCGTCCCCACGCGCGGCGGGAACCCCGAGCGTCGCTACCTTTCCTTGGACGACCGAATCCTCACGGAAAGGAGCACCGCGTGAACCACATGCCCTACGAATCGATGATCGTGGGAGGCACCGAGCCCGGCCCTGGCCGTCAGGCCCCCCTCTCCGAGGAACCCTGGGAGGAGCCCGGCCGAACGCCCGGCACCGCGGAGGACGGCGGGCTGGAGGAGGAATCCCACCGGATGGCCAACGGCGACGAGCCGGGCCCGACGCCAGGCTCCGCCGAGGGTGACGACCCCGACGAACCGGCCCGCCACTAACTGAGGGCCCCGCCGCCCAAGCGCGGCTACAGTGCCGCGCCCATGGCTCGCAAGTCCGAACGGCCCCCCAAGTCCCCGCCTCGCCCCAACCGCTGGGAGGGCAAGGAGAAGCCGGACTGGCTCTCTCGCGCGCTCGCGCGGGCGGGCGCCATGCCCCAGGACGAGGCGGAGGCCGCCATCAAGGCGGGCCGCGTGACGGTCAACGGCCGCGTGGCGACCACGCCCCTGACGCCCGTGCCGCCCGGCGCCGTCCTCAAGGTGGACGGACTGCCGGTGCGCAAGGAGGCGCCCACGCACGTGCTGGCCTTCCACAAGCCCGCGGGCGTGCTGACCTCCACCGCGCGCCAGCACCGCACGGGCACGGTGTTCGAGCTGCTCCTGCCCCAGCTGCCCCTGGAGCTGAACCGCTTCACCTGGCACGCCGTGGGCCGGCTGGACGTGGACACCACGGGCCTGCTGCTCTTCACCAACGACGACAAGCTGGTGGCCCACTGCACGTCCCCGGAGACGAACCTCCCCAAGCGCTACGTGGCCACGGTCTTCAGCACCGCGGATGACGCGAAGGTGGAGCCGCTGCGACAGGGGATGATGCTGGATGACGGCCCCGCCCGCCCCGCCGCGGTGCGCGTGCGCGACGAGCACACGGTGGAGGTCATCCTCACGGAAGGACGCCACCACCAGGTGAAGCGCATGCTGGGCGCGGTGGGACTGCCCGCCCGGGCGCTCCACCGGGAGGCGGTGGGCGACATCACCCTGGATGACATCCCCGAAGGCGGCTTCCGCCTGCTCACCGAGGAGGAGGTCCGCGAGAAGCTGCACTACACGGGCCGGGACTGACTTCCGGGTGCCCTCGCCCCCCGGGGTGGGGTTAGGGTGCGGTCCATGGCGGACTTCGACCTGGTGGTCATCGGATCAGGCCCCGCGGGGGAATGGGGCGCGGTGCAGGCCTCGCTCGCGGGCAAGCGGGTGGCGGTGGTGGAGCGGGAGCCGGTGCTCGGAGGCACCGCGGCCAACACCGGCACCCTTCCCTCCAAGACGCTGCGCGAGACGGCGCTGCACCTCTCCGGCTTCAGGGCGCGCGGCCTCTACAGCGTGGACGCGACGCTGCGCCATGAGGCCACCGTCTCCGACTTCCTCTTCCGCGAGCGCCGCGTGAAGCAGATGGAGCGCGAGCGCATCCACAGGAACCTCCAGCGCCACGGCGTGACGGTGTTCCAGGGCACCGGCTCCTTCGTGGACGCGCACACCGTCGCGGTGAAGCACGACGGCACGGAGTACACCCGGCTCACCGCCGGCACGGTCCTCATCGCCACCGGCTCCAGCCCGTACCGCCCGCCGATGTACCCCTTCGGGGATCCGCGCGTGCACGACTCGGATGAAATCCTGGACATCACCACCCTGCCCCGCACGCTGGTGGTGGTGGGCGGCGGCGTCATCGGCTGCGAGTACGCGAGCATGTTCGCCGCGATGGGCATCCCGGTGACGCTGGTGGAGGTGAAGAACGAGCTCCTGTCGTTCCTGGACCGGGAGATTGGCGAGCTCTTGCGCGAGTGCATGGACACGCTGGGCGTGCGGCTGCGCCTGGGGCAGACGGTGGAGTCCGTGCACGTGCCGGAGTCCTCCTCCGAGCCCATCCGCCTGAAGCTGTCCACCGGCGAGGTGCTGGAGACGGATCAGGTGCTGGTCGCCTCCGGCCGCACCTCGAACACCGCGGGCCTGGGCCTCGAGGCGCTGGGCGTGAAGCAGGGCAAGCGCGGCCAGATCGAGGTGGGCCTCGCGTACCAGACGGCCGTCCCGCACATCTACGCGGTGGGGGACGTCATCGGCTTCCCCGCCCTGGCCTCCACGTCCATGGAGCAGGCCCGCATCGCGGTGGAGCACGCGTTCGGCCCGGGCAAGCGCACGCTCACGCCCATCCTGCCCTACGGCATCTACACCATCCCGGAGGTGTCCATGGCCGGCGAGACGGAGGAGTCCCTGCGCACGCGCGGCATCCCCTACGTCGTGGGCCGCGCCGACTTCGACACCAACCCGCGCGGGCAGATCATCGGGGAGAAGCAGGGCCTCCTGAAGCTGCTCTTCCACCGCGACGACATGAAGCTGTTGGGCGTGCACGTGCTGGGCGAGCAGGCCTCGGAGCTGGTGCACGTGGGGCTCACCGCGATGCTCACCGGCTCCACCGCGCAGCTCTTCGTGGAGACCTGCTTCAACTACCCGACGCTGTCGGAGGCCTATAAGGCCGCCACCTACGACGCGTTGGATCAGGTCCGCGTGAGCAGCGCCTGATCCACCGGCCCGCGTCCGTCAGCGCGAATCCTTGAGGCTGCCCACCGTGAGGCCCGACTCGCGGGGGGCCGCCCGGTTCACCCCGTCCGCGGACACGCGGGCCAGCGGGGGCGCGGCGGCGGGCGCCGGGGCCTTGGGGGCCACAGCCTTGGGAGCAGCCCCCTTGGAGGCGCCGCTCTGCCCCGGAGCGCCCTGGAGCAGCTCCCGGATGCGCGCCCAGCGGACCTTCTCCTCGGCCATCAGCCGCACCAGCTCCTCGCGGGCGGAGGCATCCGGCAGATCCGACGCGGCCGCCGCCACCTTGTCCATGAAGGGCACCAGGTATCCGAAGTCCCGGTCGAAATTGGAGGTCGCCATGGCGGGCACCTTAGCCGTGGTAGACGCGCGACGCGACGATGCGCCCGCCCTTCACCTCCAGCACCTCCGCCACGGGCATGGGGGCCTCGTTGGGGGCGTGCCGCAGGTACTCCATGAACACCCGGTCCCCGTCCGCCGTGAGGGCCGTCTCCTCGTAGCGCAGGCCCGGCAGCCGGGCGATGGCGTCCCTCCACCACCGCTCCAGGGCCGGCCGGCCCACCAGGCGCCCGCCCGTCTCCGGGTGCAGGACGCGAATCTTCGGCGAGGTGTGTGTTGCATCCTCCGCGTACAGCGCCACGAGGGCGGTGATGTCGTGGGCGTTGAAGGCCTGCAGCCAGGCCCGGGCCAGGGAGAAGTTTTCGCTCGCGCTCATTGTTATGAGACCTCAGTCGGAACAGGGCGGTGCAACGTAGGCGGATGTACGCCCATCGTCATGCGGATTTGTCTGGTAACTGGGTCCTGTGGGAAGTAAGGGCCCCGCCTGCTCTGTTCCCTCAGGCAATTTTTTCAATCGAAGAAGGACCGGATCGTGGCCTCCAACGTACCCATCGAGAAGATTCGTAACATCGGTATCTCCGCCCACATCGACTCGGGCAAGACCACTCTGTCCGAGCGCATCCTGTTCTATACGGGCAAGATCCACGAGATCCACGAGGTCCGCGG
This genomic interval carries:
- a CDS encoding RNA methyltransferase; protein product: MVLPVRFVLMRPRNAENLGAAARALKNCGLSDWAWVTPEVEDLGPAHRLAVHAEDVLGGVKRPDSLDAAVSDCVWVVGTSSRKVEGKRRLSPRAVGEELVARAKQGPVALVFGDERSGLTNAEVERCHDLSAVPTAPEQPSINLAQAVLLYAYEVRMAHLADTAPPPGPLPLAATDAELARVEATLEALLSAGRFLVDEKPGRTAVRDLVAPLRRSRLTRNEARLWLAALHTVRKHIPGGGGPPPDET
- a CDS encoding pseudouridine synthase, whose translation is MARKSERPPKSPPRPNRWEGKEKPDWLSRALARAGAMPQDEAEAAIKAGRVTVNGRVATTPLTPVPPGAVLKVDGLPVRKEAPTHVLAFHKPAGVLTSTARQHRTGTVFELLLPQLPLELNRFTWHAVGRLDVDTTGLLLFTNDDKLVAHCTSPETNLPKRYVATVFSTADDAKVEPLRQGMMLDDGPARPAAVRVRDEHTVEVILTEGRHHQVKRMLGAVGLPARALHREAVGDITLDDIPEGGFRLLTEEEVREKLHYTGRD
- the sthA gene encoding Si-specific NAD(P)(+) transhydrogenase, which translates into the protein MADFDLVVIGSGPAGEWGAVQASLAGKRVAVVEREPVLGGTAANTGTLPSKTLRETALHLSGFRARGLYSVDATLRHEATVSDFLFRERRVKQMERERIHRNLQRHGVTVFQGTGSFVDAHTVAVKHDGTEYTRLTAGTVLIATGSSPYRPPMYPFGDPRVHDSDEILDITTLPRTLVVVGGGVIGCEYASMFAAMGIPVTLVEVKNELLSFLDREIGELLRECMDTLGVRLRLGQTVESVHVPESSSEPIRLKLSTGEVLETDQVLVASGRTSNTAGLGLEALGVKQGKRGQIEVGLAYQTAVPHIYAVGDVIGFPALASTSMEQARIAVEHAFGPGKRTLTPILPYGIYTIPEVSMAGETEESLRTRGIPYVVGRADFDTNPRGQIIGEKQGLLKLLFHRDDMKLLGVHVLGEQASELVHVGLTAMLTGSTAQLFVETCFNYPTLSEAYKAATYDALDQVRVSSA
- a CDS encoding nuclear transport factor 2 family protein translates to MSASENFSLARAWLQAFNAHDITALVALYAEDATHTSPKIRVLHPETGGRLVGRPALERWWRDAIARLPGLRYEETALTADGDRVFMEYLRHAPNEAPMPVAEVLEVKGGRIVASRVYHG